From Psychrobacillus sp. FSL K6-2836, a single genomic window includes:
- a CDS encoding antibiotic biosynthesis monooxygenase family protein, translating into MLVQIRKWTVTEGNADKILERFNKKPDQGPSLIEQREGFIGRELLVKNVRRGEEEVLMIVRWESEEAWKAWEKSPEHIAGHKKKIKEHGGKPPQPEYVIAMEHGSYTVVE; encoded by the coding sequence ATGTTAGTACAAATTCGTAAATGGACAGTGACAGAAGGAAATGCTGATAAAATTCTAGAACGCTTTAATAAAAAACCAGATCAAGGTCCATCGTTAATTGAGCAACGTGAAGGTTTCATCGGGCGTGAGTTATTAGTGAAAAATGTTCGTCGCGGTGAAGAAGAAGTATTAATGATTGTTCGTTGGGAATCAGAAGAGGCTTGGAAAGCATGGGAAAAAAGTCCAGAGCATATTGCGGGGCATAAAAAGAAAATTAAAGAACATGGTGGAAAACCACCGCAGCCTGAATATGTAATTGCTATGGAGCACGGTAGTTACACTGTTGTGGAATAG
- a CDS encoding iron chelate uptake ABC transporter family permease subunit, whose product MRKNSTKLILLSVIALIFMMLFAFYDIQGGFSYAFPKRLERMFAMIITGTAIAYATVAFQTVTHNRLLTPSVMGIDSMYNIVQTIIYFALGSSSIFVVSRYLNFGVSIIAMVLFALILYRFLFRADKYPIFLLLLAGMIIGTLLGSLVTFMQVIIDPVEYESLQARLFASFMNVKTELLFLSAGILVLAFLYGTRILHKLDVMALGRDNAMNLGIDYDKMVLRILILSSILIAVSTALVGPITFLGLIVSNLAYQYFATYKHSVLIIGASLISIIALVGGQFLVLHVFNLTTTISVIINFIGGLYFIYLLLKESRKAA is encoded by the coding sequence ATGCGAAAAAATAGTACGAAGTTAATTTTATTATCGGTTATTGCGCTCATTTTTATGATGTTATTTGCCTTTTACGATATTCAAGGTGGTTTTAGTTATGCATTTCCAAAACGTTTAGAACGAATGTTTGCGATGATTATTACAGGTACTGCAATCGCTTATGCAACAGTTGCGTTCCAAACCGTAACCCACAATAGGCTATTAACACCATCGGTTATGGGTATTGACTCCATGTACAATATAGTTCAAACGATTATTTATTTTGCCTTAGGATCATCTTCTATTTTTGTTGTAAGCCGTTATTTAAACTTTGGAGTATCAATTATTGCTATGGTTTTGTTCGCTTTAATTTTATATCGCTTCTTATTTCGTGCAGATAAGTATCCGATTTTCTTATTGCTATTGGCAGGTATGATCATCGGTACATTGCTTGGAAGCTTAGTTACCTTTATGCAAGTAATTATTGATCCAGTAGAGTATGAAAGCTTACAAGCTAGATTGTTTGCTAGCTTTATGAATGTAAAAACAGAATTGTTATTTTTATCAGCAGGTATTTTAGTATTAGCATTTCTTTATGGCACACGCATATTACATAAATTAGATGTTATGGCTTTAGGGCGTGATAATGCCATGAACTTAGGTATTGACTATGACAAGATGGTTTTACGAATTCTAATTTTGTCATCGATTTTAATAGCAGTATCGACAGCGTTAGTAGGACCAATTACGTTTTTAGGGTTAATCGTTTCCAACTTAGCGTATCAATATTTTGCTACATACAAACACTCGGTTTTAATTATAGGAGCAAGTTTAATTAGTATCATTGCATTAGTCGGCGGTCAATTTTTAGTGCTACACGTATTTAATTTAACGACAACGATTAGTGTAATTATTAACTTTATCGGCGGTCTTTACTTTATTTACTTATTACTAAAGGAAAGTAGGAAAGCAGCATGA
- a CDS encoding siderophore ABC transporter substrate-binding protein, translating to MKKWNIITAAALALMLAACGSEETETPKAGDTNEASETEKEVVEESAFPMTVSSLTTARETEEGASVTFEDITLEEEPKRIISLDYGFLDTLDALGVEGIVGVAAGGGKGNIPEHLKEKYAPSDEIADVGTLKAIDFEAVAAANPDIIFMSGRQTPFYEELKEITPNVVFIGSDNSNYIDAVYETVDLAANMFGKVEKGEELKAELQEKVDAVKEKAAGYENALVAMYNDKKISGFDNSAESRFAYVYNDFGFKPATTDIKASSHGSDFSYESLLSVDPEVLLIVDRTVSDVETIKADIENDIIKQTRAYKEGKIVYLDGTNWYFSSNGVTTEAAKLQEILDELK from the coding sequence ATGAAGAAGTGGAATATTATAACTGCTGCAGCATTAGCATTAATGTTAGCTGCTTGTGGATCAGAAGAAACAGAGACACCAAAAGCAGGTGACACCAACGAAGCAAGTGAAACAGAAAAAGAAGTAGTGGAAGAGTCAGCGTTTCCAATGACAGTATCTTCGTTAACTACTGCTCGCGAAACAGAAGAAGGTGCTTCAGTTACTTTTGAAGACATTACGTTAGAAGAAGAGCCAAAGCGCATCATCTCTTTGGACTATGGTTTCTTAGATACACTTGACGCACTAGGAGTTGAAGGTATCGTAGGTGTAGCAGCTGGTGGTGGTAAAGGGAATATTCCAGAACACTTAAAAGAAAAATATGCACCAAGCGATGAAATTGCTGATGTTGGTACATTAAAAGCAATCGACTTCGAAGCAGTTGCAGCTGCAAACCCAGATATCATTTTTATGTCAGGGCGCCAAACTCCATTCTATGAAGAGTTAAAAGAAATTACACCAAATGTGGTATTTATCGGTTCCGATAATTCGAACTATATTGATGCAGTTTATGAAACAGTTGACTTAGCCGCAAACATGTTTGGTAAAGTTGAAAAAGGTGAAGAGTTAAAAGCTGAATTACAAGAAAAAGTTGATGCTGTAAAAGAAAAAGCAGCTGGCTATGAAAATGCATTAGTTGCAATGTATAACGACAAAAAAATCTCTGGCTTCGATAATAGTGCAGAATCTCGTTTCGCATATGTGTACAATGATTTTGGTTTCAAACCAGCAACAACTGATATTAAAGCATCTTCCCACGGGTCTGACTTTTCTTATGAGTCATTACTTTCTGTAGATCCAGAAGTATTATTAATCGTTGACCGTACAGTTTCGGATGTAGAAACGATTAAAGCAGATATCGAAAATGATATTATTAAACAAACACGTGCTTATAAAGAAGGTAAAATCGTATACTTAGACGGTACGAACTGGTACTTCTCAAGCAACGGTGTAACAACTGAGGCAGCTAAACTACAAGAAATCTTAGATGAATTAAAATAA
- the thrC gene encoding threonine synthase — MAWQGLIEEYKEFLPVTENTPKLTLLEGNTPLIKLENLSKELGIELYVKVEGANPTGSFKDRGMVFAVAKAKEEGSKAVICASTGNTSAAAAAYAARAGMRAVIVIPEGKVAAGKLAQAYMYGAEVIQIEGNFDVALDMVRAISETSPITLVNSVNPYRIEGQKTAAFEICDVLGTAPDYLAIPVGNAGNITAYWKGFKEYNEKKQTGLPQIFGFEAEGSAAIVQGKPIEFPETIATAIRIGNPASWKGAEAARDESDGVIEAVTDDEIIEAYKLIASREGVFAEPGSCASIAGLLRSVKNGKIKAGSKVVAVLTGNGLKDPQTAIDVKVAEPHKLESNAPALRAFIEEVLA; from the coding sequence ATGGCTTGGCAAGGATTAATAGAAGAGTATAAAGAGTTTCTACCAGTAACAGAAAATACCCCTAAATTGACTTTACTGGAGGGTAATACGCCTCTTATTAAGCTGGAGAATTTATCAAAAGAATTAGGCATCGAATTATACGTAAAGGTAGAAGGAGCAAATCCCACTGGTTCTTTTAAAGATAGAGGCATGGTGTTTGCTGTTGCAAAGGCAAAAGAAGAAGGAAGTAAAGCAGTTATTTGTGCTTCTACAGGTAACACTTCAGCTGCGGCAGCTGCTTATGCAGCTCGTGCTGGAATGCGAGCAGTTATTGTTATTCCAGAAGGGAAAGTAGCAGCCGGGAAGTTAGCTCAAGCATATATGTACGGAGCAGAAGTTATTCAAATAGAAGGAAACTTTGATGTGGCGCTTGATATGGTCCGTGCAATAAGCGAAACATCTCCAATTACACTAGTGAATTCTGTTAACCCCTATCGTATTGAAGGGCAAAAAACAGCAGCTTTTGAAATTTGCGATGTGTTAGGTACTGCACCTGACTATCTAGCAATACCAGTAGGAAACGCAGGTAATATTACTGCTTACTGGAAAGGGTTTAAAGAATATAACGAGAAAAAACAAACAGGTCTACCTCAAATCTTTGGCTTTGAAGCTGAGGGCTCTGCTGCCATCGTACAAGGAAAACCTATCGAATTCCCTGAAACAATCGCTACTGCAATTCGTATCGGTAATCCAGCTAGCTGGAAAGGCGCAGAAGCAGCACGTGATGAATCTGATGGTGTCATCGAAGCTGTAACGGATGATGAAATTATCGAAGCGTATAAACTAATTGCAAGTAGAGAGGGTGTCTTCGCAGAACCTGGCTCATGTGCTTCTATCGCAGGTCTATTACGTTCAGTAAAAAACGGAAAAATTAAAGCAGGAAGCAAAGTAGTTGCAGTATTAACTGGCAACGGTTTAAAAGATCCACAAACTGCAATTGACGTAAAAGTTGCTGAGCCACATAAACTAGAAAGTAATGCACCAGCTCTACGTGCATTTATCGAGGAGGTGCTGGCATAA
- a CDS encoding ABC transporter permease: MRLWMLIVTVIILSVISLFIGAIDIKPSDLLNWESLETQIFLMSRLPRLLAIILAGAGMGIAGLIMQSLSRNKFVSPTTAGTLDAAKLGIIISMMFFTGMSYIGQIAFSFAFALIGTFIFMQLLERIKFKDAVFVPLIGIMYGNVIGALSTFLAYEGNMLQNVDAFFQGSFTLVVSGRYELLYVAVPAIIIAYIYANKFTVAGMGEDFAKNLGLSYRTVLNIGLIIVAVISTTVILTVGVIPFLGLIVPNLVSLYLGDNLRKTIPHTIFMGAAFLLFCDIISRLIVHPFEIPVNTTVAVIGSAIFLIMLFRGKAYAKK, from the coding sequence ATGAGACTGTGGATGCTGATTGTTACAGTAATCATCCTGTCAGTAATTTCGCTATTTATTGGTGCGATTGACATAAAGCCAAGTGATTTGCTTAATTGGGAATCATTAGAAACACAAATTTTCTTAATGAGTCGTTTACCAAGATTATTAGCTATAATTTTAGCTGGCGCAGGGATGGGTATTGCAGGTTTGATAATGCAAAGTTTAAGTAGAAACAAATTTGTATCGCCAACAACGGCTGGTACGTTAGATGCAGCAAAACTAGGGATTATCATATCAATGATGTTCTTTACAGGTATGTCATATATTGGACAAATTGCTTTTAGTTTTGCATTTGCTTTAATAGGTACATTTATTTTTATGCAGTTGCTTGAACGAATTAAGTTCAAAGATGCTGTGTTTGTACCACTTATTGGTATTATGTACGGAAATGTTATAGGAGCACTATCTACTTTCCTAGCGTATGAAGGGAACATGCTACAAAATGTTGATGCATTTTTTCAGGGGAGCTTCACGCTAGTTGTTTCTGGACGCTATGAGCTTCTTTATGTAGCTGTACCAGCAATTATTATTGCTTATATTTACGCCAATAAATTTACCGTAGCGGGTATGGGTGAGGATTTTGCTAAAAATCTCGGCTTAAGCTATCGTACGGTATTGAATATCGGGTTAATTATTGTTGCTGTTATTTCGACGACAGTCATTTTAACTGTGGGTGTTATCCCGTTTTTAGGATTAATAGTACCAAATCTTGTTTCCCTTTATTTAGGGGATAATTTACGTAAAACAATACCACACACCATTTTTATGGGTGCAGCATTTTTATTGTTCTGTGATATTATTAGCCGCTTAATCGTACATCCATTTGAAATTCCGGTAAATACAACTGTTGCAGTAATCGGTAGTGCGATCTTCTTAATTATGTTGTTTAGGGGGAAAGCATATGCGAAAAAATAG
- the thrB gene encoding homoserine kinase, whose translation MVWCISIPASTANLGPGFDSIGIALDKYLELEVELGSDWKIINLTDNLPDVPNPQDHLIVQAAEKTAELHGFSLPPCTVRVKSEIPLARGMGSSASAIVAGVELANQVMELHLTTQDKLKVATIMEGHPDNAAASIYGGFTISSNAENGEINVFHANHIDASFVLFIPNFELKTAKARQALPDTYTRLEAAQASATANLLTAAFLSQAFEQAGTYMEQDLFHEPYRLDLIPQSKDIKIAAKNAGAYGTCISGAGPTLLSLVEKGTEVEFISKLKGQFPDFNLVAVPMNRTGTIVSVKNAEPTR comes from the coding sequence ATGGTTTGGTGTATATCAATACCGGCAAGTACAGCGAACCTTGGACCAGGATTTGACTCCATCGGTATCGCCCTAGATAAATATTTAGAGCTTGAAGTCGAATTAGGATCTGATTGGAAAATCATTAATTTAACGGATAATCTTCCCGATGTTCCAAACCCACAGGATCACTTAATTGTCCAAGCTGCTGAAAAAACTGCTGAGCTACACGGTTTTTCACTTCCTCCATGCACAGTGAGAGTGAAGAGTGAAATTCCGCTAGCACGTGGTATGGGGAGCAGTGCTTCTGCCATTGTCGCTGGGGTTGAATTAGCCAACCAAGTCATGGAATTACACCTAACTACCCAAGACAAATTAAAAGTTGCGACTATAATGGAGGGACATCCTGATAACGCAGCTGCTTCCATTTATGGGGGCTTTACCATTTCCTCTAATGCAGAGAATGGGGAGATAAATGTATTTCATGCCAATCATATCGATGCATCATTTGTTCTTTTTATCCCAAATTTCGAGTTAAAAACTGCTAAGGCAAGACAAGCATTGCCAGATACTTATACTCGTCTAGAGGCAGCACAGGCAAGTGCAACCGCAAATTTGTTAACTGCAGCCTTTCTATCACAAGCATTTGAACAAGCTGGAACTTATATGGAACAGGATTTATTTCACGAGCCATACCGACTCGATTTAATCCCACAGAGTAAGGATATAAAAATCGCTGCTAAAAATGCAGGTGCATATGGAACTTGTATAAGTGGTGCAGGACCTACCCTCCTGTCGCTTGTTGAAAAAGGAACAGAAGTAGAATTCATCTCTAAGTTAAAAGGACAGTTCCCAGATTTCAACCTCGTCGCAGTACCTATGAATCGTACAGGAACAATTGTTTCGGTAAAAAACGCTGAACCTACTCGTTAA
- a CDS encoding phosphatase PAP2 family protein, translated as MRKWFYPLSLVTLLGFAVLLLYFSSKEIAQLDYQMSQLFGDNKVIGLFHYLGETKFIVFITLILIIYLWFRSRNYRGMLFVVLSIGFGNVLNQMLKKWVERERPDVPQQIETFSFPSGHAMVGLLCLFTIAYFLTEHQSSRLKQVLIWTITISITMMVGLSRIAEHRHYASDVIAGWMIGYSWFVIVALWYEYRNRVFKKYTQ; from the coding sequence ATGAGGAAATGGTTTTATCCACTTAGCCTAGTAACATTATTAGGATTTGCTGTCCTGTTATTATATTTCAGTTCGAAAGAAATAGCGCAGCTCGACTATCAGATGTCCCAGTTGTTTGGTGATAATAAAGTGATTGGATTATTCCATTACTTAGGGGAAACTAAATTTATTGTATTTATAACGCTTATATTAATTATTTATCTATGGTTTCGGTCAAGAAACTATCGGGGAATGCTGTTTGTTGTACTTTCCATAGGATTTGGAAATGTTCTAAATCAAATGCTCAAAAAATGGGTTGAAAGAGAACGTCCGGATGTTCCACAACAGATAGAAACCTTTAGTTTTCCGTCCGGGCATGCGATGGTTGGACTTTTATGTTTGTTTACGATTGCTTACTTTTTAACAGAGCATCAATCGAGTAGACTAAAACAGGTTCTAATCTGGACAATCACCATATCTATCACCATGATGGTAGGGCTATCTCGTATTGCGGAACATCGACATTATGCTTCAGATGTAATAGCTGGATGGATGATTGGATATTCTTGGTTTGTAATCGTAGCATTGTGGTATGAATATAGAAACAGAGTTTTTAAAAAGTATACACAGTAA
- the zupT gene encoding zinc transporter ZupT, with the protein MDGNVAFALLLTLFAGLATGIGSLLSLLTSRTNTKFLSVALGFSAGVMIYVSLVEIFVKAKDSLVAELGATNGYWMTLVGFFGGMVVIAVIDRLIPTLGNPHEVKSVEDMDVKLSNPEHTKLMKMGVFTALAIGIHNFPEGIATFASALQDPNLGIAIAIAVAIHNIPEGIAVAVPIYFATGSRKKAFKLSFLSGLAEPVGAFVAYLILMPYLNGVVFGVVFAAVAGIMVFISLDELLPAAKKYDETHLSIYGVVAGMLVMALSLVLLA; encoded by the coding sequence ATGGATGGAAATGTAGCTTTTGCTTTGTTACTTACATTATTTGCTGGTCTTGCAACAGGGATTGGTAGTCTGCTATCTTTATTGACATCTCGCACGAATACAAAATTTTTATCAGTTGCATTAGGTTTCTCAGCGGGTGTCATGATTTATGTATCCTTAGTAGAGATTTTCGTGAAGGCTAAGGATTCTCTCGTAGCAGAACTTGGAGCGACTAATGGGTATTGGATGACATTAGTTGGTTTCTTCGGTGGGATGGTAGTAATTGCGGTAATAGATCGATTAATACCTACTCTTGGTAATCCCCATGAGGTTAAAAGTGTAGAAGATATGGATGTAAAGTTAAGCAACCCAGAGCATACCAAATTGATGAAAATGGGTGTTTTCACAGCTCTTGCCATAGGAATTCATAATTTTCCTGAAGGAATTGCAACCTTCGCATCTGCTTTGCAAGATCCCAATTTAGGTATTGCAATTGCTATTGCGGTAGCAATTCATAATATTCCAGAAGGGATTGCGGTAGCAGTACCAATATACTTTGCAACAGGAAGTCGAAAAAAAGCCTTTAAATTATCCTTCTTATCTGGTTTAGCTGAACCAGTTGGAGCATTCGTCGCTTATTTAATACTGATGCCTTATTTAAATGGAGTAGTATTTGGAGTAGTATTTGCAGCAGTAGCAGGAATTATGGTCTTTATTTCATTGGATGAATTACTACCAGCAGCGAAAAAATATGATGAAACTCATTTATCTATTTACGGAGTCGTTGCAGGAATGCTCGTAATGGCCCTAAGTCTTGTATTATTAGCTTAA
- a CDS encoding uracil-DNA glycosylase: MFEIPEELVKLGVERIAGFPVEGFVKGKGPKKPSILLIGEAPGENEAIKGVPFIGRAGDELNKSLESIGLTREDVYMTSAVRSRPYVWREKKTRNGELIQKKYNRPPTQLEVVAHAPILDYEIKNIVPHIIVTLGNVGLQRLLGKDAKVSILHGELLHRPIRHLKSLDSAEFIWSAESYMIIPTYHPASVFYRPSNRDFLKQDWDSIGNYLSNRSF; this comes from the coding sequence ATGTTTGAAATACCAGAGGAGCTTGTTAAACTTGGGGTCGAACGTATAGCAGGATTTCCTGTTGAAGGATTTGTTAAAGGGAAGGGACCAAAAAAACCAAGTATTTTACTAATAGGTGAAGCTCCTGGAGAGAATGAAGCGATAAAAGGAGTGCCATTTATCGGTAGAGCTGGTGACGAGTTAAATAAGTCATTAGAAAGTATTGGATTGACCCGAGAAGACGTATACATGACAAGCGCAGTTCGCAGCCGTCCATATGTGTGGAGAGAAAAGAAGACACGAAATGGCGAGTTAATACAAAAAAAGTATAATCGCCCACCTACTCAATTAGAAGTAGTGGCACATGCACCAATATTAGATTATGAAATAAAAAATATTGTGCCTCATATTATTGTTACGTTAGGAAATGTTGGTTTACAACGTTTATTGGGAAAAGATGCAAAGGTATCTATATTGCATGGTGAATTGCTTCATAGACCAATACGGCATTTGAAATCCCTGGATTCTGCTGAATTTATATGGTCTGCTGAAAGTTATATGATAATTCCTACCTACCATCCAGCCTCTGTGTTTTATAGACCGTCCAATCGAGACTTTCTCAAGCAGGATTGGGATAGTATTGGAAATTATTTATCGAATAGGAGTTTTTGA
- a CDS encoding iron ABC transporter ATP-binding protein, protein MIEIKGLSKSFGKKIVVEDVTLKIQSKAITSFIGPNGAGKSTLLSMVSRLLDADTGEVLLDQSDVKKMKSDKFAKRVAILKQSNHLNIRLTVRELVAFGRYPYSKGRLNEEDNKFVDQALEYMNLTDMQDKFLDELSGGQKQRAFISMVIAQDTEYILLDEPLNNLDMKHSVQIMKILRKLVDDLGKTVVIVLHDINFASVYSDRIVALKDGRLVKDGPTDEIINSDSLREVYDMHIPVQVQDGCRICVYFNSHN, encoded by the coding sequence ATGATAGAAATTAAAGGGCTCTCTAAAAGCTTTGGGAAAAAAATTGTAGTTGAAGATGTTACTTTAAAAATTCAATCAAAAGCCATTACGTCCTTTATTGGACCTAATGGTGCGGGGAAATCAACGTTATTGTCAATGGTAAGTCGTTTGTTAGATGCGGATACAGGTGAAGTATTGTTAGACCAATCAGATGTAAAGAAAATGAAATCAGATAAATTTGCGAAGCGTGTTGCAATTTTAAAGCAATCAAATCATTTAAATATTCGTTTAACTGTTCGAGAGCTTGTAGCCTTTGGTCGGTATCCTTACTCAAAAGGGCGTTTGAACGAAGAAGATAATAAGTTTGTGGATCAAGCGTTGGAGTATATGAATTTAACTGATATGCAAGATAAGTTTTTAGATGAGCTTTCAGGTGGACAAAAGCAGCGCGCATTTATATCTATGGTTATTGCGCAAGATACTGAATACATTTTACTGGATGAACCATTAAACAATCTAGACATGAAGCATTCTGTTCAGATCATGAAAATTCTACGTAAATTAGTAGATGATTTAGGGAAAACAGTAGTTATCGTATTGCATGATATTAACTTTGCCTCTGTTTATTCAGATCGTATCGTTGCGTTAAAGGATGGTCGTTTAGTAAAAGATGGTCCAACAGATGAGATTATCAACTCAGATTCTTTACGCGAAGTGTATGATATGCATATTCCTGTTCAAGTGCAAGATGGCTGTAGAATCTGTGTCTATTTTAATTCGCATAATTAA